A DNA window from Aggregicoccus sp. 17bor-14 contains the following coding sequences:
- a CDS encoding ATP-dependent 6-phosphofructokinase: MLTQAELDVTTLGERTLPSPLHLASSHPGYPYVPDGARVRLRVELPEGPEAALSLERAGPRERLFFRPASTRAALLTTGGLCPGLNNVVRSAVLELHYRYGVRDILGVRFGFEGLNPEVGLPLLPLGPHEVTDIHRMGGSFLGVSRGRQDVGVMADTLERARIDLLLVIGGDGTLKGAHALAAELQRRRARIAVVGVPKTIDADVGFVDKTFGFETAVEHARMAVDAVHAEATGARNGVGLVKLMGRDSGFVAATTTLAAEDVNFCLVPEVPFTLEGEGGLLAALERRLRARGHAVVVVAEGCGASLAGAGAERDASGNLRYASADADIGPYLRDAIRAHLERVGLPSTVKYIDPSYMIRSVRASAADAVYASALARHAVHAAMAGYTDLLIGRMHRVFTHVPLALATRERKRIDPNGELWHAVLEATGQPA; this comes from the coding sequence GTGCTGACACAGGCAGAGCTGGACGTGACCACGCTGGGGGAGCGCACGCTGCCCTCGCCCCTGCACCTCGCCTCGAGCCATCCGGGCTACCCGTACGTCCCCGACGGCGCCCGCGTGCGCCTGCGGGTGGAGCTGCCCGAGGGGCCCGAGGCGGCGCTCAGCCTGGAGCGCGCGGGGCCTCGCGAGCGCCTCTTCTTCCGCCCCGCCTCCACGCGCGCGGCCCTGCTCACCACCGGCGGCCTGTGCCCCGGGCTCAACAACGTGGTGCGCTCCGCGGTGCTGGAGCTCCACTACCGCTACGGCGTGCGCGACATCCTCGGGGTGCGCTTCGGCTTCGAGGGGCTCAACCCCGAGGTGGGCCTGCCGCTCCTCCCGCTCGGCCCCCACGAGGTGACGGACATCCACCGCATGGGCGGCAGCTTCCTCGGCGTCTCGCGCGGACGGCAGGACGTCGGCGTGATGGCGGACACGCTGGAGCGCGCGCGCATCGACCTGCTGCTCGTCATCGGCGGGGACGGAACGCTCAAGGGCGCGCACGCGCTCGCGGCCGAGCTGCAGCGGCGCCGGGCGCGCATCGCCGTGGTCGGGGTGCCCAAGACCATCGACGCGGACGTGGGCTTCGTGGACAAGACCTTCGGCTTCGAGACCGCCGTGGAGCACGCGCGCATGGCGGTGGACGCGGTGCACGCCGAGGCCACCGGTGCGCGCAACGGCGTGGGGCTGGTGAAGCTGATGGGGCGCGACTCGGGCTTCGTCGCCGCCACCACGACGCTCGCCGCGGAGGACGTGAACTTCTGCCTCGTGCCCGAGGTGCCCTTCACCCTGGAGGGCGAGGGGGGCCTGCTCGCCGCGCTCGAGCGCCGCCTGCGCGCGCGCGGCCACGCCGTGGTGGTGGTGGCCGAGGGCTGCGGCGCGAGCCTCGCCGGCGCGGGCGCCGAGCGCGATGCCTCGGGCAACCTGCGCTACGCCTCGGCGGACGCGGACATCGGGCCCTACCTGCGCGACGCCATCCGCGCGCACCTGGAGCGGGTGGGGCTCCCCTCCACGGTGAAGTACATCGACCCGAGCTACATGATCCGCTCGGTGCGCGCGAGTGCCGCGGACGCCGTGTACGCGAGCGCGCTCGCCCGCCACGCCGTGCACGCGGCCATGGCCGGCTACACCGACCTGCTCATCGGCCGCATGCACCGCGTCTTCACCCACGTGCCGCTCGCGCTCGCCACCCGCGAGCGCAAGCGCATCGACCCGAACGGCGAGCTGTGGCACGCCGTGCTCGAGGCAACCGGCCAGCCGGCCTGA
- a CDS encoding GGDEF domain-containing protein: MRRGDSFYRKLALLLGLGAPLGWLVLQALRARLPGGSVAAELRGDWVLYLYLWVGSTLTLGALGWFADALARANSQLRGLAVTDATTGLKNTRYFHDRLRRELVRAGREGRPLCLVAADLDHFKRVNDVYGHATGDLVLARVAQVMEACLRASDVACRVGGEEFSLILPGALEQDALRVAERIRLAVAGLRIATPKGLLQLSLSLGVSCCAPGETGESLAMRADAALYAAKRGGRNRVELAAPPSSGLQQPG, translated from the coding sequence ATGCGCCGGGGGGACTCGTTCTATCGGAAGCTCGCACTGCTGCTCGGCCTGGGCGCCCCGCTGGGGTGGCTCGTGCTGCAGGCGCTGCGCGCGAGGCTGCCGGGCGGCAGCGTGGCGGCGGAGCTGCGAGGGGACTGGGTGCTGTACCTGTACCTGTGGGTGGGCAGCACGCTGACGCTGGGGGCGCTGGGCTGGTTCGCGGATGCGCTGGCCCGCGCGAACTCGCAGCTGCGCGGGCTCGCGGTGACGGACGCCACCACCGGGCTGAAGAACACGCGCTACTTCCATGATCGCCTGCGCCGCGAGCTGGTGCGCGCGGGCCGAGAGGGCAGGCCGCTGTGCCTGGTGGCGGCGGACCTGGACCACTTCAAGCGGGTGAACGACGTGTACGGGCACGCCACGGGAGACCTGGTGCTCGCGCGCGTGGCGCAGGTGATGGAGGCGTGCCTGCGCGCGAGCGACGTGGCCTGCCGCGTGGGCGGCGAGGAGTTCAGCCTCATCCTCCCCGGCGCGCTCGAGCAGGACGCGCTGCGGGTGGCCGAGCGCATCCGGCTCGCGGTTGCGGGCCTGCGCATCGCGACGCCCAAGGGGCTGCTGCAGCTGTCGCTCTCGCTGGGCGTGAGCTGCTGCGCACCCGGAGAGACGGGCGAGTCGCTCGCGATGCGCGCGGACGCGGCCCTGTACGCGGCGAAGCGCGGCGGGCGCAACCGCGTGGAGCTCGCCGCGCCGCCTTCCTCCGGGTTGCAGCAGCCGGGTTGA
- a CDS encoding porin, whose amino-acid sequence MKLKSLFAAAAVLAGVPGAARAAEVLKNDHTTLDVGGRLQLLGFGQKVDDAYRNDARMYLFLKQARLQMQGNVDDWRFKLSLAMGGEVEVKAPSPGVALNLLDLYVDIPTFVPNTYVRAGQFKVPYSRERLIDSDSILFAERSISNLTFRMGRDVGAAAYTNQGPFAAGLGVFTAGGGSVPQRFLPENLGIPMVALRLGVDSSGVENIFAEGVRSAQAEKPEGAFFLNAFYVKDSQVGHSTVFNTRPQEKNLLLNSNWNPYLAQSPTQLGRLWQVGGDLSGRAPAGPGTVSGELEGNFAVYQNTYGDIRVPGARAQVAYAFEAFPVTAALRYAAIRPDKDFRVGASQVTGTQLMQEVTPSLQYVFKGAHVRLVGDLPVQVNVPVVTEENIGAYLLTEQPDQSALLAKNMPVARQNVVEARLMLQASF is encoded by the coding sequence ATGAAGCTCAAGAGCCTGTTCGCAGCAGCCGCAGTCCTCGCCGGAGTCCCGGGAGCGGCCCGCGCCGCCGAGGTGCTCAAGAACGACCACACCACGCTGGACGTGGGTGGCCGGCTCCAGCTGCTCGGCTTCGGGCAGAAGGTGGACGACGCGTACCGCAACGACGCGCGCATGTACCTGTTCCTCAAGCAGGCGCGCCTGCAGATGCAGGGCAACGTGGACGACTGGCGCTTCAAGCTCAGCCTCGCCATGGGCGGCGAGGTGGAGGTGAAGGCGCCCAGCCCCGGCGTGGCGCTGAACCTGCTCGACCTCTACGTGGACATCCCCACCTTCGTCCCCAACACCTACGTGCGCGCGGGCCAGTTCAAGGTGCCCTACAGCCGCGAGCGCCTCATCGACTCGGACAGCATCCTCTTCGCGGAGCGGTCGATCTCGAACCTCACCTTCCGCATGGGGCGTGACGTGGGCGCGGCCGCCTACACGAACCAGGGCCCCTTCGCCGCGGGCCTCGGCGTCTTCACCGCGGGCGGCGGCAGCGTGCCCCAGCGCTTCCTGCCGGAGAACCTCGGCATCCCGATGGTGGCGCTGCGCCTGGGCGTGGACAGCTCGGGGGTGGAGAACATCTTCGCGGAAGGGGTGCGCAGCGCGCAGGCGGAGAAGCCCGAGGGCGCCTTCTTCCTCAACGCCTTCTACGTGAAGGACTCGCAGGTGGGCCACTCGACCGTGTTCAACACGCGGCCGCAGGAGAAGAACCTGCTGCTCAACTCGAACTGGAACCCCTACCTCGCGCAGAGCCCCACGCAGCTGGGCCGGCTGTGGCAGGTGGGTGGCGACCTGAGCGGCCGCGCGCCGGCGGGCCCGGGCACCGTCTCGGGTGAGCTCGAGGGCAACTTCGCGGTGTACCAGAACACCTACGGCGACATCCGCGTGCCCGGCGCCCGCGCCCAGGTGGCCTACGCCTTCGAGGCCTTCCCGGTGACGGCGGCCCTGCGCTACGCGGCCATCCGCCCGGACAAGGACTTCCGCGTGGGCGCCTCGCAGGTGACGGGCACCCAGCTGATGCAGGAGGTGACGCCGAGCCTCCAGTACGTGTTCAAGGGCGCGCACGTGCGGCTCGTCGGCGACCTGCCGGTGCAGGTGAACGTGCCGGTGGTCACGGAGGAGAACATCGGCGCGTACCTGCTCACCGAGCAGCCGGACCAGAGCGCGCTGCTCGCGAAGAACATGCCGGTGGCTCGCCAGAACGTGGTCGAGGCCCGGCTGATGCTCCAGGCCAGCTTCTAG
- a CDS encoding YceI family protein, with protein sequence MRKRFIPLILGTLAWAGTAAAQDIRVAPGASLAVDGDSTVRAFSCKAQKLDVKLQQAEGASLAPDALASALTGLSFELPLAQLDCANDTMNEHMRKAMQAEAHPTIGFKMSGYTAGAPQADGRRVLRIRGDLTLAGNTRPVELTGIAASTPQGLRVQGRHALRMTEWGVKPPSLMLGTMKVREDVVIRFDVALEQQH encoded by the coding sequence ATGCGCAAGCGCTTCATCCCCCTGATTCTCGGCACCCTCGCCTGGGCGGGCACCGCCGCCGCGCAGGACATTCGCGTGGCTCCCGGCGCCAGCCTCGCCGTGGACGGCGACTCCACCGTGCGCGCCTTCAGCTGCAAGGCGCAGAAGCTGGACGTGAAGCTGCAGCAGGCCGAGGGCGCGAGCCTCGCCCCGGACGCGCTCGCCAGCGCCCTCACCGGGCTCTCCTTCGAGCTGCCCTTGGCGCAACTGGATTGCGCCAACGACACGATGAACGAGCACATGCGCAAGGCGATGCAGGCCGAGGCGCACCCCACCATCGGCTTCAAGATGAGCGGCTACACCGCCGGCGCGCCCCAGGCAGACGGCCGCCGCGTGCTGCGCATCCGCGGCGACCTCACGCTCGCCGGCAACACGCGGCCCGTGGAGCTCACCGGCATCGCCGCCTCCACCCCGCAGGGCCTGCGCGTGCAGGGCCGGCACGCGCTTCGCATGACGGAGTGGGGTGTGAAGCCGCCGAGCCTGATGCTCGGGACCATGAAGGTGCGCGAGGACGTGGTCATCCGCTTCGACGTCGCGCTCGAGCAGCAGCACTAG
- a CDS encoding glycosyltransferase: MLRPTEVHVGADALEPFAHYVSEETWSAFQRVLAEARARMVGRTWWNVSSTARGGGVAEMLASLLRYGRGAGVDARWLVIEGTPDFFHVTKRLHHALHGSSGDGSPLGPVEHALYDEVLRDNLEEMVALVRPGDVVLLHDPQTAGLAPALSALGAQVAWRCHIGSDRADAEVARGWSFLLPPLAAARATVFTRPAYVPAALAARSVIIRPSIDIFSVKNQDLEPRAALAILAHTGLLQVPGDVGPPCYRRHDGVLARVDRCADLVRNGPAPTPEAPLVVQVSRWDPLKDPAGVMEGFAHLLRMAPGLGAGAHLVLAGPSVTAVADDPEAAATFADVTARWQQLPHAVRARVHLACLPMADLEENAAIVNALQRRATVIVQKSLEEGFGLTVTEAMWKGRPVVASAVGGIQDQLVDGEHGLLLQDPRDLEAFARALRRLLEDPPLAERLGQAARRRVLDEFTVLRHFIDYAQLLVRLDAAPREAPLHEAAAP, translated from the coding sequence ATGCTGCGCCCCACGGAGGTCCACGTCGGCGCGGACGCGCTCGAGCCCTTCGCCCACTACGTGAGCGAGGAGACGTGGAGCGCCTTCCAGCGCGTGCTCGCCGAGGCGCGCGCGCGCATGGTGGGGCGCACCTGGTGGAACGTGAGCTCCACCGCGCGCGGGGGCGGCGTGGCGGAGATGCTCGCCTCCCTGCTGCGCTACGGACGGGGCGCCGGCGTGGACGCCCGCTGGCTCGTCATCGAGGGCACCCCCGACTTCTTCCACGTCACCAAGCGGCTGCACCACGCACTGCACGGCTCGTCCGGGGACGGCTCGCCGCTGGGCCCCGTGGAGCACGCGCTGTACGACGAGGTGCTGCGCGACAACCTGGAGGAGATGGTCGCGCTGGTGCGCCCCGGAGACGTGGTGCTGCTGCACGACCCGCAGACGGCGGGGCTCGCGCCGGCGCTCTCCGCGCTCGGGGCCCAGGTGGCCTGGCGCTGCCATATCGGCAGCGACCGGGCAGACGCGGAGGTGGCGCGCGGCTGGAGCTTCCTCCTGCCGCCGCTCGCCGCCGCGCGCGCCACCGTCTTCACCCGCCCCGCCTACGTGCCCGCGGCGCTCGCCGCGCGCAGCGTCATCATCCGCCCCTCCATCGACATCTTCTCGGTGAAGAACCAGGACCTCGAGCCGCGCGCCGCGCTCGCCATCCTCGCGCACACGGGGCTCTTGCAGGTGCCCGGGGACGTGGGGCCTCCCTGCTACCGCCGCCACGACGGCGTGCTCGCGCGGGTGGACCGCTGCGCGGACCTGGTGCGCAACGGCCCCGCCCCCACCCCGGAGGCGCCGCTGGTGGTGCAGGTGTCGCGCTGGGACCCGCTCAAGGACCCCGCCGGCGTGATGGAGGGCTTCGCGCACCTGCTGCGGATGGCGCCCGGGCTCGGCGCGGGCGCGCATCTCGTGCTCGCCGGGCCCAGCGTGACGGCGGTGGCGGACGACCCGGAGGCCGCGGCCACCTTCGCCGACGTCACGGCGCGCTGGCAGCAGCTGCCGCACGCGGTGCGCGCCCGCGTGCACCTCGCCTGCCTCCCCATGGCGGACCTCGAGGAGAACGCCGCCATCGTGAACGCGCTGCAGCGCCGCGCCACCGTCATCGTCCAGAAGAGCCTGGAGGAGGGCTTCGGCCTCACCGTCACCGAGGCCATGTGGAAGGGGCGCCCCGTGGTGGCGAGCGCCGTGGGCGGCATCCAGGACCAGCTGGTGGACGGCGAGCACGGGCTGCTGCTGCAGGACCCGCGCGACCTGGAGGCCTTCGCGCGCGCCCTGCGCCGCCTCCTCGAGGACCCGCCCCTCGCCGAGCGCCTCGGCCAGGCTGCGCGCCGGCGCGTGCTCGACGAGTTCACCGTGCTGCGCCACTTCATCGACTACGCGCAGCTCCTCGTCCGACTGGACGCCGCGCCGCGCGAGGCGCCGCTGCACGAGGCCGCCGCGCCCTGA
- a CDS encoding suppressor of fused domain protein: MSPPSRLVKQVFREQTERYGDTGHALTFDSSTLHGFTALESVLVRVWPADAEVDVTTFMTTGMSERTMPGSTLRAELHLGVRGSVDPETTERVCRFLAGLAQEPWRSLRALDWGQVVENAGRIPAFPHCSSVLLHPRFSSEGWDTFETTEQPVKLLFVVPIPESERRIVQERGLEALHAYWEQRGVDVLADRSALPSP, encoded by the coding sequence ATGTCCCCGCCCTCCCGCCTGGTGAAGCAGGTCTTCCGTGAGCAGACCGAGCGCTACGGCGACACCGGGCACGCGCTCACCTTCGACTCTAGCACCTTGCACGGCTTCACCGCGCTCGAGAGCGTGCTCGTGCGCGTGTGGCCGGCAGACGCCGAGGTGGACGTCACCACCTTCATGACGACCGGGATGTCCGAGCGCACCATGCCCGGCAGCACGCTGCGCGCGGAGCTGCACCTCGGCGTCCGCGGTAGCGTGGACCCAGAGACCACCGAGCGCGTGTGCCGCTTCCTCGCGGGCCTCGCACAAGAGCCGTGGCGCAGCCTGCGCGCGCTCGACTGGGGACAGGTGGTGGAGAACGCGGGACGCATCCCTGCGTTCCCTCACTGCAGCTCGGTGCTGCTGCACCCGCGCTTCAGCTCCGAGGGCTGGGACACCTTCGAGACGACGGAGCAGCCCGTGAAGCTGCTCTTCGTCGTGCCCATCCCGGAATCCGAGCGGCGCATCGTGCAGGAGCGGGGGCTCGAAGCGCTGCACGCGTACTGGGAGCAGAGGGGAGTCGACGTGCTCGCGGATCGGAGCGCCCTTCCCTCACCCTGA
- a CDS encoding 2-hydroxyacid dehydrogenase: protein MRIAFFDTHRFDRAAFEEANAAFGHALTFLEPRLTLQTAGLAAGFPGVCAFVNDTLDAPCLQALGAGGTRLVALRSAGFNQVDLPEAARLGLSVCRVPEYSPEAVAEHAAALVLTLNRKVHRAYARVREWNFSLDGLVGFDLHGKTVALIGLGRIGRAAARIFRGFGCRLLGVDPQLSAEDARELALERVELDAALRQADIVSLHVPLTPATRHLIDAAALAKLKPGAMLINTGRGALIDSRALLESLKSGHLGAAGLDVYEEEEGVFFQDLSGQMLQDDVLARLLTFPNVLVTAHQAFLTREALHAIAQTTLASVQRFERGEPLGPTEVRAEQVLGPK from the coding sequence ATGCGCATCGCGTTCTTCGACACGCACCGCTTCGACCGCGCCGCCTTCGAGGAGGCGAACGCCGCCTTCGGCCACGCGCTCACCTTCTTGGAGCCGCGCCTCACGCTGCAGACGGCGGGGCTCGCCGCGGGCTTTCCCGGGGTGTGCGCCTTCGTGAACGACACGCTGGACGCGCCCTGCCTGCAGGCGCTCGGGGCCGGTGGTACGCGGCTGGTGGCGTTGCGCTCGGCAGGCTTCAACCAGGTGGACCTGCCGGAGGCCGCGCGCCTGGGCCTCTCCGTGTGCCGCGTGCCCGAGTACTCGCCGGAGGCGGTGGCCGAGCACGCTGCCGCGCTGGTGCTCACGCTGAACCGCAAGGTGCACCGTGCCTATGCGCGGGTGCGCGAGTGGAACTTCTCCCTCGACGGGCTGGTGGGCTTCGACCTGCACGGAAAGACGGTGGCGCTCATCGGGCTCGGGCGCATCGGCCGCGCGGCGGCGCGCATCTTCCGCGGCTTCGGCTGCCGGCTGCTCGGCGTGGACCCGCAGCTCTCGGCGGAGGACGCGCGCGAGCTCGCGCTGGAGCGCGTGGAGCTGGACGCGGCGCTGCGCCAGGCGGACATCGTGTCCCTGCACGTGCCGCTCACTCCCGCCACGCGCCACCTCATCGACGCGGCGGCGCTCGCGAAGCTGAAGCCCGGGGCGATGCTCATCAACACGGGCCGCGGTGCGCTCATCGACAGCCGCGCGCTGCTCGAGTCGCTCAAGAGCGGGCACCTGGGCGCGGCGGGGCTCGACGTCTACGAGGAGGAGGAGGGGGTCTTCTTCCAGGACCTCTCCGGGCAGATGCTGCAGGATGACGTGCTCGCGCGCCTGCTCACCTTCCCGAACGTGCTCGTCACCGCGCACCAGGCCTTCCTCACCCGCGAGGCCCTGCACGCGATTGCCCAGACCACGCTCGCCAGCGTGCAGCGCTTCGAGCGCGGCGAGCCGCTGGGGCCTACGGAGGTGCGGGCCGAGCAGGTGCTGGGTCCCAAGTGA
- a CDS encoding flavodoxin domain-containing protein, with translation MRILVAYGSERGGTEGIAQMVAEVLRLAGFAVDVRAASEVDALEGYGAVVLGGALYMGRWHRDARRFVLRHEAALRALPVWLFSSGPLDDSATRGEQLPAVPGVQKLLARIGARGHVTFGGRLLPDAKGPIAHAMARQHAGDWRNPAFIQRWAASIAVSLPRAAPQGWLGASELRTP, from the coding sequence ATGCGGATACTGGTCGCGTACGGCTCGGAGCGCGGAGGCACGGAGGGCATCGCGCAGATGGTGGCGGAGGTGCTGCGCCTGGCCGGCTTCGCGGTGGACGTGCGAGCGGCGAGCGAGGTGGACGCGCTCGAGGGCTACGGCGCGGTGGTGCTGGGCGGAGCGCTGTACATGGGGCGCTGGCACCGGGACGCGCGCCGCTTCGTCCTGCGGCACGAGGCCGCGCTGCGCGCCCTGCCGGTGTGGCTCTTCTCCAGCGGCCCGCTCGACGACTCGGCGACCCGCGGCGAGCAGCTCCCGGCGGTGCCCGGCGTGCAGAAGCTGCTCGCGCGCATCGGGGCGCGCGGGCACGTCACCTTCGGCGGACGGCTGCTGCCGGACGCGAAGGGCCCCATCGCGCACGCCATGGCGAGGCAGCACGCGGGGGACTGGAGAAACCCCGCCTTCATCCAGCGCTGGGCCGCCTCCATCGCGGTGTCCCTGCCGCGCGCGGCACCCCAGGGCTGGCTCGGCGCCTCCGAGCTGCGCACGCCCTGA
- a CDS encoding YbaK/EbsC family protein — MRSLHGVIAPRIRAHLERARVPFQTHRHPRAVGAQQVASALHVTGYQVAKGVLVQVDGRPWIAALRAPERVDPERLARLLSARSVRLLEEREFAPLFPDCEPGAEPLLGSLYGLRLALDAELLRGPHLLFHAGSHDEVVELRVEDLVALEHPHVGRFGREPLDAVPRSTPYEESAGATGG; from the coding sequence GTGCGCAGCTTGCACGGCGTGATTGCCCCACGCATCCGAGCGCACCTCGAGCGGGCGCGCGTGCCCTTCCAGACCCACCGCCACCCGCGCGCCGTGGGGGCGCAGCAGGTGGCGTCCGCGCTGCACGTGACCGGCTACCAGGTGGCCAAGGGGGTGCTCGTCCAGGTGGACGGGAGGCCATGGATCGCCGCGCTGCGCGCGCCCGAGCGCGTGGATCCGGAGCGGCTCGCCCGGCTGCTCTCGGCGCGCAGCGTGCGCCTCCTGGAGGAGCGCGAGTTCGCCCCCCTCTTCCCCGACTGCGAGCCCGGCGCCGAGCCGCTGCTCGGCTCGCTCTACGGGCTGCGCCTCGCGCTCGACGCGGAGCTGCTGCGCGGCCCGCACCTGCTCTTCCACGCGGGCAGCCACGACGAGGTGGTGGAGCTGCGCGTCGAGGACCTGGTGGCGCTCGAGCACCCCCACGTGGGGCGCTTCGGCCGCGAGCCGCTCGACGCGGTTCCGCGCAGCACGCCGTACGAGGAGAGCGCGGGGGCGACCGGCGGCTGA
- a CDS encoding spore germination protein GerW family protein, with product MERSGERSSSGNGGAGQAWMEQLQASLGAQRVFGAPVEREGTLILPVASVRGGGGGGSGPAAGGQASSQGAGGGFGLSAKPAGVFVVREGRVSWRPAVDANRVLLGVQLLLAMGFWVGVARWRRNERASLRRTLQRRLMVRALRRRLARER from the coding sequence ATGGAACGCAGTGGCGAGCGCAGCAGCAGCGGCAACGGAGGAGCAGGTCAGGCCTGGATGGAGCAGCTGCAGGCCTCGCTCGGCGCGCAGCGCGTGTTCGGCGCGCCGGTGGAGCGCGAGGGCACCCTCATCCTGCCCGTGGCCAGCGTGCGCGGCGGGGGCGGGGGCGGCTCGGGGCCTGCGGCCGGGGGACAGGCGAGCAGCCAGGGCGCGGGCGGCGGCTTCGGGCTCTCGGCGAAGCCCGCCGGGGTGTTCGTCGTGCGCGAGGGGCGCGTGTCGTGGCGCCCCGCGGTGGATGCGAACCGCGTGCTGCTCGGCGTGCAGCTGCTGCTGGCGATGGGCTTCTGGGTGGGCGTGGCGCGGTGGCGGCGCAACGAGCGGGCCTCGCTGCGGCGCACGCTGCAGCGGCGGCTGATGGTGCGGGCGCTGCGGCGGCGCCTCGCGCGCGAGCGCTGA
- a CDS encoding DUF3108 domain-containing protein yields MTLRPATLRRALLAAAMVLGALALAVAPVASAQPAAAARPFAAGEALPYDVSLGRFGKCGTGWLRVERAPALRGEAVELLRFDFEAKVGPFHVQHHSRSWLSQGRLASLRYFIDERAPFQKPVQDLVELYPEQQRWEGARARGASTTREPLDELSFLYAVRTLALEPGASLRLDRHFDPRRNPVSVRVLGRERVQVPAGSFDALLVELEVKDPQRYGGRGVLRIHLTDDARRLPVRIESEVPIAGHLVLELQRLPVAPEEES; encoded by the coding sequence ATGACGCTCCGCCCCGCCACCCTCCGCCGCGCCCTCCTCGCCGCCGCGATGGTGCTCGGCGCCCTGGCGCTCGCGGTGGCCCCGGTGGCGAGCGCGCAGCCCGCGGCGGCCGCGCGCCCCTTCGCCGCGGGCGAGGCGCTCCCCTACGACGTCTCGCTGGGCCGCTTCGGCAAGTGCGGCACCGGCTGGCTGCGCGTGGAGCGCGCGCCCGCGCTGCGCGGCGAGGCGGTGGAGTTGCTGCGCTTCGACTTCGAGGCGAAGGTGGGCCCCTTCCACGTGCAGCACCACTCGCGCTCGTGGCTGAGCCAGGGGCGCCTCGCCTCGCTGCGCTACTTCATCGACGAGCGCGCCCCCTTCCAGAAGCCCGTGCAGGACCTGGTGGAGCTGTACCCGGAGCAGCAGCGCTGGGAGGGCGCGCGCGCCCGCGGTGCGAGCACCACGCGCGAGCCGCTCGACGAGCTCTCCTTCCTCTACGCCGTGCGCACCCTCGCGCTCGAGCCCGGCGCGAGCCTGCGCCTCGACCGGCACTTCGACCCGCGCCGCAACCCCGTCAGCGTGCGCGTGCTCGGCCGCGAGCGGGTGCAGGTGCCCGCGGGCTCTTTCGATGCGCTCCTCGTGGAGCTCGAGGTGAAGGACCCCCAGCGCTACGGCGGCCGCGGCGTGCTGCGCATCCACCTCACCGACGACGCGCGCCGCCTGCCGGTGCGCATCGAGTCCGAGGTCCCCATCGCGGGCCACCTCGTGCTCGAGCTGCAGCGCCTTCCCGTCGCACCCGAAGAGGAGAGCTGA